AGCCACTCAAGGTCCCGTGGCACCGTGCGCCAATAGTCGCGGCGCCGCTCGCACACGGAGTGCGGCAAACCGTGAGCACATCGCCCCTCTGGTCCCGTCGCGCCAGCGTACCGCCTTCCACTGTGCGGTCGGCACAGTGAGCCTATACGCAATGAACCCCTTACCCAAAACCGTCAAAGCGTACCGCCTTCCACTGTGCGGTCGGCACAGTGAGCGCCAGCGCCTTGACCGAAAGCGGCTTGTGCGTGTCGTCGCGCTGCAGCAGTTTGCGCGGGCGCCCCATCCGGTGCGCGGATGGGTGTTCCGAAGACGCGGCGCACGCGTCCCTTGTCGACGGAGCGGAGATGATCGATCAAAGCGCACGATTGTTTCGTCAGGCCACTCCGCCCGGCGCTCAAGACGGGATACAGGGCTCCCGTGCCAGGAGTACCCGTGACAGGCACCACGCACACGAGCGGGAACCGTTGATCCGCCACCACCTCGGGTCACTTACGACGACGCAAGGCCGGACGCCTCGTTGTTCGTGGCCGACGGTCGGATCCAGATCGAGCAGAATGACGGAGCCGCGGTCGAGCTTCACTCAGCGACCTCCACCCATCCCTTCCCTGGAACCCAGCGAACGGGTGTGCCGGCCTGCATGTCCACCAACTCCCCGGCGTCCTCCGCGGGCAAACTTCTCGCCCACTCGTCGAAACCCTCCTCAGCGACTCGGGCGCTCTCCGGGTGTGGCTGGCTAAGCGACCGCCGTAGCTACTCGTGCCGGCGACGCTGCAGCTCGTGCTGGACCGCATCGAGGATGAACTTGCTCCGATTCGTTTCCATCCGATCGATGTCTCGCACAACCTCGGTGGGCAAGGTGACGGTCATTGGCTCGCTCGTCGGCATGCTTCTACCCTCGGTGCGATCATACTCATGCCCGGCCCTCTTGCAAAGCCGCGGTCAGCGGCGCCTGCCATGAACATCGATGTAAGATGCCGATTCCTTGGGGTCGTTGACGAGCTCGCCGCCACCGACCCTTCCGACCATCACCAGAGTCTTCGCATGGCGTGCAGATTCCAGGCACGTCATCCCCGCAATTCTCAAGCGGCAATCCACCGGCAGAGTTGCGGATCGCCACCGGGCCCCACACGCCGGTGCGCAACTTCGGATCGTTCGTGCATGGGCTCTGCGCGCGCCCAACACCACCCAAAGGCAGCCGAGCGTGCGCTTGACCATCTGGCCCCGGCAC
The window above is part of the Deltaproteobacteria bacterium genome. Proteins encoded here:
- a CDS encoding type II toxin-antitoxin system PemK/MazF family toxin gives rise to the protein MKLDRGSVILLDLDPTVGHEQRGVRPCVVVSDPRWWRINGSRSCAWCLSRVLLAREPCIPS